In one Rhodocyclaceae bacterium genomic region, the following are encoded:
- a CDS encoding tripartite tricarboxylate transporter substrate binding protein, whose translation MVRALMVAMVTGCCMAQAATAADSFPDRAIRFVVPFPPGGGTDGFARVIGGKLNEYFGQPVIIDNRAGAQGSIGTAIGARAAPDGYTLTLAHSGSLAINPHLYRTPGYDTLKDFAAVSGGVSMPFILVLHPSIPVTTAKELATYAKQHPDRLTFASSSSGPWIAGELFRLTTGAQMVHVPYKGGAPATAALLGGEVSMTFTVPFTIVSHVKSGRLRAIALFAKERLEALPDVPTAMEAGYPALTNINEWYGVAVPAGTPRARIMTLNAAIVRALNSPDVQKRLADLGLQPAPSTPEQFARVISEDHARWGKVVKASGARLD comes from the coding sequence ATGGTGCGTGCGTTGATGGTCGCGATGGTCACCGGCTGCTGCATGGCCCAGGCAGCGACAGCCGCCGACAGTTTCCCCGACCGGGCAATACGTTTCGTGGTGCCCTTCCCGCCGGGGGGCGGCACTGACGGATTCGCGCGGGTAATCGGCGGCAAACTGAACGAGTATTTCGGCCAGCCGGTGATCATCGACAACCGCGCTGGCGCGCAGGGCAGCATCGGTACCGCCATCGGCGCCCGGGCCGCGCCGGACGGCTACACGCTGACGCTGGCGCACTCCGGTTCGCTGGCGATCAATCCCCACCTCTATCGCACTCCCGGGTACGACACGCTGAAGGATTTCGCTGCCGTGTCCGGTGGCGTCAGCATGCCCTTCATCCTGGTGCTGCACCCGTCTATTCCGGTGACGACCGCGAAGGAACTAGCCACCTACGCAAAGCAGCATCCGGACAGGCTCACCTTCGCTTCGTCATCGTCCGGCCCATGGATCGCCGGCGAATTGTTCCGACTGACCACAGGTGCGCAGATGGTCCATGTGCCCTACAAGGGCGGCGCTCCGGCGACCGCGGCGCTGCTCGGCGGCGAAGTGTCGATGACCTTCACCGTGCCGTTCACCATCGTGTCGCATGTGAAGTCGGGACGGCTGCGCGCGATCGCGCTGTTCGCCAAAGAGCGGCTGGAGGCGCTGCCCGATGTTCCCACCGCGATGGAGGCCGGCTATCCGGCGCTCACCAACATCAACGAGTGGTACGGCGTAGCGGTGCCTGCGGGAACGCCGCGCGCCCGGATCATGACGCTCAACGCCGCCATCGTGCGCGCGCTCAATTCGCCGGATGTGCAGAAACGCCTGGCCGACCTCGGGCTGCAGCCGGCGCCAAGTACGCCTGAGCAGTTCGCCCGGGTGATCAGCGAAGACCATGCGCGCTGGGGCAAGGTGGTAAAGGCTTCCGGAGCCAGGCTCGACTGA
- a CDS encoding tripartite tricarboxylate transporter substrate binding protein: MVAKPDVCRRSEAPLQPAATLACALALLATGVQIAMAQPASAFPAKPLRIVSPYSPGGLGDSFPRAVAASLTEALGQPVIVENRPGASQVIGMQVAAKAPPDGYTMVFGSVTSLAINPAVSKELPYDPVKDFAPLSLCVTTPLYLVVHPSVPATSVKDLIALARKQPGRLTFASGGNGSSNHLAGELLKLLAGIDMIHVPYKGAGPAMADVMGGHVDLMLGSAGLSEARAGRVRVLGVTSTKRAAAAPDVPTLQEAGIPGYESTIWFGLLATGGTPAPIVDRLSRDIRKVLQQPALQKTFSTVDITPTTPEGFAAHIQAEMQKWRKVISRAKIVME, translated from the coding sequence ATGGTGGCGAAGCCCGATGTCTGCCGCCGTTCCGAAGCGCCGCTCCAGCCTGCGGCCACGCTCGCCTGCGCGCTGGCGCTGCTCGCCACCGGCGTACAGATCGCGATGGCCCAGCCTGCCTCGGCATTCCCGGCGAAGCCGCTGCGCATCGTCTCCCCCTATTCGCCCGGCGGGCTCGGCGACAGTTTTCCCCGCGCGGTTGCCGCCAGCCTCACCGAAGCGCTCGGGCAACCGGTCATCGTCGAGAACCGACCCGGCGCATCGCAGGTGATCGGGATGCAGGTGGCAGCCAAGGCACCACCAGACGGCTACACCATGGTGTTCGGCAGCGTGACCAGCCTTGCCATCAACCCGGCCGTCAGCAAGGAACTCCCCTACGACCCGGTCAAGGATTTCGCCCCGCTGAGCCTGTGCGTGACCACGCCGCTCTACCTGGTGGTGCACCCCTCGGTACCGGCGACGAGCGTGAAGGACCTGATCGCGCTGGCACGAAAGCAGCCAGGCCGCCTGACCTTCGCCTCGGGCGGCAACGGTTCGTCGAACCACCTGGCCGGCGAGCTGCTGAAACTGCTCGCCGGCATCGACATGATCCACGTACCCTACAAGGGTGCCGGACCGGCGATGGCCGATGTGATGGGCGGGCATGTCGACCTCATGCTCGGCTCCGCTGGCCTGTCCGAGGCGCGCGCAGGACGCGTGCGCGTACTCGGTGTCACCAGCACGAAGCGCGCGGCGGCCGCACCCGATGTACCCACGCTGCAGGAAGCCGGGATTCCCGGCTACGAATCGACCATCTGGTTCGGCCTGCTCGCCACTGGCGGCACACCGGCACCGATCGTCGATCGCCTTTCGCGCGACATACGCAAGGTGCTGCAGCAGCCGGCACTGCAGAAGACCTTCAGCACGGTCGACATCACGCCGACGACGCCGGAGGGATTCGCCGCGCACATACAGGCCGAGATGCAGAAGTGGCGCAAGGTGATCAGCCGCGCAAAGATCGTGATGGAGTGA
- a CDS encoding FAD-dependent monooxygenase has protein sequence MKPVSFAIIGAGIGGLATAALLLRAGHRVQVYEQATRFARVGAGIQMAPNAVKVLRHLGIEDVLRRTAFQADFAISRTWDTGVETSRLPLGSEVERAFGAPYLFLHRADLHAAIAGIVPPEVVHLGMKLAAIDQDPQGVDLRFTDGTSARADAVIGADGVHSLVRETLLGPETPRFTGRVAYRTTYASDRLRGLKLAPVRTKWWGPDRHMVVYYVTRAQDELYFVTSVPERAEWTTPESWSAKGDLDELRAAYAGFHPEVQAILEACPEVFKWALFERDPLARWSDGRIALLGDACHPMTPYMAQGAASALEDAAVLSRCLRRVEPDGVQEAYQLYERIRKPRASDIQAGSSANNWLRDKTDPGWVYGYDASTVDLEDAAGH, from the coding sequence GTGAAACCCGTTTCGTTTGCGATCATCGGTGCCGGCATCGGCGGCCTCGCCACGGCAGCGCTCCTGCTGCGGGCCGGCCACCGGGTGCAGGTGTATGAACAGGCGACCCGCTTCGCCCGGGTCGGCGCCGGCATCCAGATGGCCCCCAACGCAGTCAAGGTGCTACGTCACCTCGGCATCGAAGACGTGCTGCGCAGGACGGCATTCCAGGCGGATTTCGCGATCAGCCGCACATGGGACACCGGCGTCGAGACCAGCCGCCTCCCGCTGGGCTCGGAGGTCGAGCGCGCCTTCGGTGCACCCTACCTCTTCCTGCATCGAGCCGACCTGCATGCCGCGATCGCCGGCATCGTGCCTCCCGAAGTCGTGCATCTGGGCATGAAGCTCGCGGCGATCGACCAGGACCCGCAGGGCGTGGACCTGCGCTTCACGGACGGGACATCCGCACGTGCCGACGCGGTGATCGGTGCCGACGGCGTTCACTCCCTGGTCCGCGAGACGCTGCTCGGACCCGAGACACCACGGTTCACCGGCCGGGTGGCCTACAGGACCACTTACGCGTCCGACCGCCTGCGGGGCCTGAAGCTGGCCCCGGTGCGCACCAAGTGGTGGGGACCGGACAGGCACATGGTGGTGTACTACGTCACCCGCGCGCAGGACGAGCTGTACTTCGTGACCAGCGTACCCGAACGTGCCGAGTGGACCACGCCCGAGTCATGGTCCGCGAAGGGAGATCTCGACGAACTTCGTGCTGCATACGCCGGCTTTCACCCGGAGGTACAGGCGATCCTGGAAGCATGTCCCGAGGTCTTCAAGTGGGCGCTGTTCGAACGCGATCCCCTGGCGAGGTGGTCGGACGGACGCATCGCGCTGCTCGGCGATGCCTGCCATCCAATGACGCCCTACATGGCCCAGGGTGCGGCGTCCGCGCTCGAGGATGCAGCAGTCCTGTCGCGCTGCCTCCGCCGGGTCGAGCCGGACGGCGTACAGGAGGCTTACCAGCTGTACGAACGCATCCGGAAGCCGCGCGCATCGGACATCCAGGCTGGGTCGAGCGCGAACAACTGGCTGCGCGACAAGACCGATCCGGGCTGGGTCTATGGTTACGACGCCAGCACGGTAGACCTCGAGGACGCGGCCGGCCATTGA
- a CDS encoding hydantoinase/oxoprolinase family protein, with translation MSDSLPHHPTYRVGVDIGGTFTDIVFLSEDGRLLTKKISSSVDNYALAIVQGLSDLFKEHGLAGSDVDVLRHGTTVGSNAILEHKGVLTGLICSEGFRDILEIRNLRRPHLYNIVWNKPQPLVERYLRLPVDERINARGEIEVALDLAQVEQVVDRMLGEGVEAIAVCLKNSYLNPVHEYAIKRVIEARAPGLPHCVSHDVLPEIKEYERTSTTTVNAYILPIVKRYLETLRKSLDDSGIHAKLLLMQSNGGLITDAEAARMPVNIVESGPAGGVVGAQALAKKLGLTQIVTFDMGGTTAKASIVEEGEVSRATEYSVGGGIMIGSRLLTGSGYLLRVPAIDLAEVGAGGGSIVRVDAGGAVRVGPDSAGAFPGPVCYGKGGTEPTITDCNVVLGYINPQHLVQGELSLDASKSRSAVAEKVAGPLGLSPEHAAYAAFKIAGSNMMRAIRAVSVERGRDVRGFSLFAFGGNGPLFGADLAQSLGMKLVVVPPSAGLFSSFGLLYADVEHHYSRTFRRVLSTAGVADINAAWDRLIAHGRAQLEAEGFPPERIRIRKFADMHYKGQSYELAVPAPDAPLDATTVPVLEETFAKEYERTYGHRSPSSIPIEMVNIKVIALGLPERPLVPEALHDVRAERPAPPPRQVYFGPQAGWQLTPILRRSDLARKTDGPLIVEDYDSTCVVPPGATAELDGYGNILIRL, from the coding sequence ATGAGCGACTCCCTTCCGCACCACCCCACCTACCGCGTCGGCGTCGACATCGGCGGCACCTTCACCGACATCGTTTTCCTGTCCGAGGACGGCCGGCTGCTGACCAAGAAGATCTCCTCCAGCGTGGACAACTACGCGCTGGCGATCGTCCAGGGCCTTAGCGACCTGTTCAAGGAGCACGGACTGGCGGGCAGCGACGTCGACGTGCTGCGCCACGGTACGACGGTCGGCTCGAATGCGATCCTCGAGCACAAGGGCGTGCTGACCGGGCTCATCTGCAGCGAGGGCTTCCGCGACATCCTCGAGATCCGCAACCTGCGCCGGCCGCATCTCTACAACATCGTCTGGAACAAGCCGCAGCCGCTGGTCGAGCGCTACCTGCGGCTGCCGGTGGACGAGCGGATCAACGCCCGGGGTGAGATCGAGGTGGCGCTGGACCTCGCCCAGGTCGAACAGGTCGTCGATCGCATGCTCGGCGAAGGTGTCGAGGCGATCGCCGTATGCCTGAAGAATTCGTACCTGAACCCGGTGCACGAGTACGCGATCAAGCGGGTGATCGAGGCACGCGCGCCCGGCCTGCCGCACTGCGTGAGCCACGACGTGCTGCCCGAGATCAAGGAGTACGAGCGCACTTCGACCACCACGGTCAACGCGTATATCCTGCCGATCGTCAAGCGCTACCTTGAAACGCTGCGCAAGAGCCTCGACGATTCGGGCATCCATGCGAAGCTGCTGCTGATGCAGAGCAACGGCGGCCTGATCACCGATGCCGAGGCCGCACGCATGCCGGTGAACATCGTCGAGTCCGGACCGGCCGGCGGCGTGGTCGGTGCGCAGGCGCTGGCGAAGAAACTCGGGCTGACCCAGATCGTTACCTTCGACATGGGCGGAACCACCGCCAAGGCCTCGATCGTCGAGGAAGGCGAAGTGTCGCGCGCCACCGAGTACAGCGTTGGCGGCGGCATCATGATCGGCTCGCGGCTGCTGACCGGGTCGGGCTACCTGTTGAGGGTGCCGGCGATCGACCTGGCGGAAGTCGGCGCAGGCGGCGGTTCGATCGTGCGCGTCGACGCCGGCGGCGCGGTACGCGTCGGGCCGGACAGCGCAGGCGCCTTTCCCGGACCGGTCTGCTACGGCAAGGGCGGCACCGAGCCGACCATCACCGACTGCAACGTGGTGCTCGGCTACATCAACCCGCAGCACCTCGTGCAGGGCGAGCTGTCGCTCGACGCCTCGAAGAGCCGCAGCGCGGTGGCCGAGAAGGTGGCCGGGCCGCTCGGGTTGTCGCCGGAGCATGCCGCCTATGCCGCCTTCAAGATCGCCGGCTCGAACATGATGCGCGCGATCCGCGCGGTGTCGGTCGAGCGCGGCCGCGACGTGCGCGGCTTCTCGCTGTTCGCCTTCGGCGGCAACGGCCCGCTGTTCGGCGCGGATCTCGCGCAATCGCTCGGCATGAAGCTGGTGGTGGTTCCGCCCTCGGCTGGCCTGTTCTCGTCGTTCGGGCTGCTCTATGCCGACGTCGAGCACCACTACTCGCGCACCTTCCGGCGCGTACTTTCGACGGCGGGCGTGGCGGATATCAACGCCGCCTGGGACCGTTTGATCGCCCATGGCCGCGCCCAGCTCGAGGCCGAGGGCTTTCCGCCGGAGCGCATCCGCATCCGCAAGTTTGCCGACATGCACTACAAGGGGCAGTCGTACGAACTCGCGGTGCCCGCGCCGGATGCTCCGCTCGATGCGACCACCGTGCCGGTGCTGGAGGAGACGTTCGCTAAAGAGTACGAACGGACCTACGGTCACCGCTCACCGTCGTCGATACCGATCGAAATGGTCAACATCAAGGTGATCGCACTGGGCCTGCCCGAGCGTCCACTGGTACCCGAGGCGCTGCACGACGTGCGTGCCGAGCGGCCGGCGCCGCCGCCGCGACAGGTCTACTTCGGTCCGCAGGCCGGCTGGCAGCTGACGCCGATCCTGCGTCGGTCGGATCTCGCCCGGAAGACCGACGGTCCGCTGATCGTCGAGGACTACGATTCGACCTGCGTGGTGCCGCCGGGTGCCACGGCGGAACTCGATGGGTACGGGAACATCCTGATCAGGCTCTGA
- a CDS encoding hydantoinase B/oxoprolinase family protein has protein sequence MNAPTAAGTIASTTRDPIAFELFKNSVAAIADEMAVTVHRTSYTSVVKNNMDFSTAFADGDGVIVAQGLTLSGHLGAIPVALQSVMKCFEGDIHPGDVFAMNDPFEGGMHLPDIFVFQPIFVDGRRLAFACTIAHHTDVGGRVPGSSAADSTEIFQEGIRIPPIKLFDRGVKNFTFFRIFEANVRVPDKVVGDLTAQLSACYVAEKQFLELVERYGTDTVAFFMKEINIYAERVTRAAIEKLPDGEWSFEDWIDDDGVDRDKPIRLFVTVRKHGDEMEVDYTGSSPQVRGAINSTYSYSCGSAWTAVRAILPQDIPNAEGASRPIRVTAPEGTIANVIMPGACAARAMTGFRMTDATFGALAQMLPDNGMTASDGGNTNVSIGGYYRDRKSFIYVDFTCGSWGARAFDDGHDGLSHIKGNMASHAVESIEAEYPIQFLSYEFVPDKFGPGKYRGGAPYRRDYRFLEGEAVLSVRADRKRFPAFGLYGGQPGRPSENVLNPGTSQEEPLTGKFTRSIHRGDVFRTVLAGGGGWGDPLERDPARVLRDVRNELLSDELARSQYGVVVDRKHWLVDEAGTHALRESMRAARGGATLPFVTHAWPADFDGTDIRAIEASRK, from the coding sequence ATGAATGCACCGACAGCCGCTGGCACCATTGCGTCCACCACTCGTGACCCGATCGCGTTCGAGCTGTTCAAGAACTCGGTCGCGGCGATCGCCGACGAGATGGCGGTCACCGTCCACCGTACCAGCTACACCTCGGTGGTGAAGAACAACATGGACTTCTCCACTGCGTTCGCCGACGGTGACGGGGTGATCGTCGCGCAGGGGCTGACCCTGTCCGGGCACCTGGGTGCGATCCCGGTCGCGCTGCAGTCGGTGATGAAGTGTTTCGAGGGCGACATCCATCCGGGCGATGTGTTCGCGATGAACGACCCGTTCGAAGGCGGCATGCACCTGCCCGACATCTTCGTGTTCCAGCCGATCTTCGTCGACGGCAGGCGGCTGGCCTTTGCCTGCACCATCGCGCACCACACCGACGTCGGGGGGAGGGTGCCGGGGTCGAGCGCGGCCGACTCGACCGAGATCTTCCAGGAAGGCATCCGTATCCCGCCGATCAAGCTGTTCGACCGCGGCGTCAAGAACTTCACCTTCTTCCGCATCTTCGAGGCGAACGTGCGGGTGCCGGACAAGGTGGTGGGCGACCTCACCGCGCAGCTGTCGGCCTGCTACGTTGCGGAGAAGCAGTTCCTGGAACTGGTCGAGCGCTACGGTACCGACACGGTCGCCTTCTTCATGAAGGAGATCAACATCTACGCCGAGCGCGTCACCCGCGCGGCGATCGAGAAGCTGCCCGACGGCGAGTGGAGCTTCGAGGACTGGATCGACGACGACGGGGTCGACCGCGACAAGCCGATCCGCCTGTTCGTGACCGTGCGCAAGCACGGCGACGAGATGGAGGTCGACTACACCGGGTCCAGCCCGCAGGTGCGCGGTGCGATCAATTCCACCTACAGCTACAGCTGCGGTTCCGCGTGGACCGCGGTGCGCGCGATCCTGCCGCAGGACATCCCGAACGCGGAGGGCGCCTCGCGCCCGATCAGGGTGACAGCGCCGGAGGGCACGATCGCCAACGTGATCATGCCGGGCGCCTGCGCGGCGCGCGCAATGACCGGTTTCCGGATGACCGATGCCACCTTCGGTGCGCTCGCCCAGATGCTGCCCGACAACGGCATGACCGCCTCGGACGGCGGCAACACCAACGTGTCGATCGGCGGCTACTACCGAGACCGCAAGTCGTTCATCTATGTCGACTTCACCTGCGGTTCGTGGGGCGCGCGCGCGTTCGACGACGGCCATGACGGTCTGTCGCACATCAAGGGAAACATGGCCTCGCATGCGGTGGAGTCGATCGAGGCCGAATACCCGATCCAGTTCCTGTCCTACGAGTTCGTGCCGGACAAGTTCGGCCCGGGCAAGTACCGCGGCGGCGCGCCGTACAGGCGCGACTACCGGTTCCTGGAAGGCGAGGCAGTGCTGTCGGTGCGCGCCGACCGCAAGCGATTCCCGGCGTTCGGGTTGTACGGTGGTCAGCCGGGCCGTCCCTCGGAGAACGTGCTAAACCCGGGCACGTCGCAGGAAGAGCCGCTGACCGGCAAGTTCACCCGCTCCATCCACCGCGGTGACGTGTTCCGCACGGTGCTCGCCGGCGGTGGCGGCTGGGGCGATCCGCTCGAGCGCGATCCGGCGCGCGTGCTGCGCGACGTGCGCAATGAACTGCTGTCCGACGAACTCGCGCGGTCGCAGTACGGGGTGGTGGTCGACCGCAAGCACTGGCTGGTGGACGAGGCGGGTACGCATGCGCTGCGCGAGTCCATGCGCGCCGCGCGCGGCGGCGCGACGCTACCCTTCGTCACCCATGCATGGCCGGCAGATTTCGACGGCACCGACATCCGCGCGATCGAGGCATCGAGGAAATGA
- a CDS encoding sugar phosphate isomerase/epimerase, producing MTDLAQRLALHTWSLDTTPLAEALAAARAGGFDAMELRRIDFTRCLDMGMSNAQVLDLVRTSGMHIAVLGTEYGLLFAEGAERRRLFDVFALTCSNAVAMGCPMIMTAPGQNNGTVAQAALSLREAAQIAADHGLRLALEFNSQHDVINHLEVAREIIAKAAHPAAGLLIDAYHLQRSGSPGRGFEHVAPEEIFTFQYSDVPAGPPPGQRRPTDRLLPGEGIVQWRAVFDLLREKGYGGYMSFEAPNPALWARPPTEVAREAADATRRLLAA from the coding sequence ATGACCGATCTTGCCCAACGTCTCGCGCTGCACACCTGGTCGCTCGACACGACGCCGCTCGCGGAGGCGCTGGCGGCGGCACGCGCTGGCGGCTTCGATGCGATGGAGCTTCGGCGGATCGACTTCACGCGCTGCCTCGACATGGGGATGAGCAATGCCCAGGTACTCGACCTGGTCAGGACCAGCGGCATGCACATCGCCGTCCTCGGCACCGAATACGGCCTGCTGTTCGCCGAGGGTGCCGAGCGGCGCCGGTTGTTCGACGTGTTCGCCCTGACCTGCAGCAACGCGGTCGCGATGGGTTGTCCGATGATCATGACCGCACCCGGCCAGAACAACGGCACCGTCGCGCAGGCGGCACTGTCGCTGCGCGAAGCCGCGCAGATCGCAGCGGACCACGGCCTGAGGCTCGCACTCGAGTTCAACTCGCAGCACGACGTGATCAACCATCTCGAGGTCGCACGCGAGATCATCGCGAAGGCCGCGCATCCGGCCGCCGGGCTGCTGATCGACGCGTACCACCTGCAGCGCAGCGGCTCGCCGGGCCGCGGCTTCGAACATGTCGCACCGGAGGAGATCTTCACCTTCCAGTACAGCGACGTCCCTGCGGGCCCGCCGCCCGGCCAGCGGCGACCGACCGACCGGCTGCTGCCCGGCGAGGGAATCGTGCAGTGGCGGGCGGTGTTCGACCTGTTGCGCGAGAAGGGCTATGGCGGCTACATGAGCTTCGAGGCGCCCAACCCGGCGCTGTGGGCGCGGCCACCGACCGAAGTTGCGCGCGAGGCGGCCGACGCAACGCGCAGGCTGCTGGCCGCCTGA
- a CDS encoding tripartite tricarboxylate transporter substrate binding protein yields the protein MQNQYPAAKRRIARPSRPTALAVAISATGAAALLALPSIAAAQAFPAKPIRLVVAQAAGSATDVIARIFTPRWSELLGQPVVVDVRPGAGGSLGAEITAKSPNDGYTLLLANISTHGVNPALYAKLPYDPVKDFSPVSLVSTTANIIVVHPSVPAKTVKELVAIARAKPGMLNYSSAGPGSSQHLAAALLNTLMKIETTHVPYRGSPPALAGVVAGEIAFMIPTLTTALPQIQNGRVRAIAVTGPTREQEVPNIPTVAETIPGYDVVSWWGVVAPANTPRPAVDRLNADLVKTLAAADVKTGLLKVGMNASSTTPEQFAQYIRDEIAKWTKVAKAANIKLE from the coding sequence ATGCAGAACCAGTACCCTGCCGCGAAGCGGCGCATCGCCCGACCGTCGCGTCCGACCGCCCTGGCGGTCGCCATATCCGCAACCGGTGCAGCGGCATTGCTCGCGCTGCCATCGATCGCCGCCGCACAGGCCTTTCCGGCCAAGCCCATCCGCCTGGTCGTCGCCCAGGCCGCTGGCAGCGCGACCGACGTGATCGCGCGCATCTTCACGCCGCGCTGGAGCGAACTGCTCGGCCAGCCGGTGGTCGTCGACGTGCGCCCCGGTGCCGGCGGCTCGCTCGGCGCGGAGATCACCGCGAAGTCGCCAAACGACGGCTACACGCTGCTGCTCGCGAACATCTCGACCCACGGGGTCAACCCTGCCCTCTACGCGAAGCTGCCGTACGATCCGGTGAAGGATTTCTCGCCCGTGTCTCTGGTGAGCACCACGGCCAACATCATCGTCGTGCACCCGTCGGTGCCGGCGAAGACGGTGAAGGAACTGGTCGCGATCGCGCGTGCAAAGCCCGGCATGCTGAACTACAGTTCGGCCGGACCGGGCAGTTCGCAGCACCTGGCGGCGGCGCTGCTCAACACGCTGATGAAGATCGAGACCACGCACGTGCCCTACCGCGGCAGCCCGCCGGCGCTGGCTGGCGTGGTCGCCGGCGAGATCGCGTTCATGATACCGACCCTGACCACTGCCCTGCCGCAGATCCAGAACGGCCGGGTACGCGCGATCGCGGTGACCGGACCGACGCGCGAGCAGGAAGTGCCGAACATCCCGACTGTCGCCGAGACGATCCCCGGCTATGACGTGGTCAGCTGGTGGGGCGTGGTGGCACCGGCCAATACGCCGCGACCAGCGGTCGACCGCCTCAACGCAGACCTCGTCAAGACGCTGGCTGCGGCTGACGTGAAGACCGGTCTGCTCAAGGTGGGCATGAACGCCTCCAGCACGACGCCCGAACAGTTCGCCCAGTACATCCGCGACGAGATCGCGAAATGGACGAAGGTGGCGAAGGCGGCGAACATCAAGCTCGAGTAG
- a CDS encoding TRAP transporter substrate-binding protein has translation MRRETGGALEITVHAQNAGIPGSDPAALKMLIAGEVEFIVLMGGLLGDVVPAAGIQGLPFAFTSHAQVHAADAGPLGEYLRREMLAAGIRGFGGGLMENGFRHIVMREKPVRGVEDLAGVRMRVPDSPLFIDTFTALGATPVIANISELYSSLASGRVDGQENPLAVCEVNRLYEVTRYVSLTSHMWSGFNLIGNLAFVQRLPVSTVSIVERAVARHVARQCAYTDGFNRDLERGLADRGMIFNTADVAGFRRALSTEFYLRSKERFGRTAWTLLEDAVGRLG, from the coding sequence GTGCGGCGCGAGACCGGCGGTGCGCTCGAGATCACGGTCCATGCGCAGAATGCCGGCATCCCGGGATCCGATCCGGCTGCGCTGAAGATGCTGATTGCCGGCGAGGTGGAGTTCATCGTGCTGATGGGCGGGCTGCTCGGCGACGTCGTCCCGGCGGCCGGGATACAGGGGTTGCCGTTCGCCTTCACCAGCCATGCACAGGTGCATGCCGCCGATGCCGGGCCACTCGGCGAATACCTGCGCCGCGAGATGCTCGCGGCCGGCATCCGCGGGTTCGGCGGCGGCCTGATGGAGAACGGATTCCGCCACATCGTCATGCGCGAGAAGCCTGTCCGTGGCGTCGAGGACCTCGCCGGTGTGCGCATGCGGGTGCCCGACAGCCCGCTGTTCATCGACACCTTCACCGCGCTGGGCGCGACGCCGGTGATCGCCAACATCAGCGAACTGTATTCCTCGCTGGCGAGTGGCCGTGTCGACGGCCAGGAGAACCCGCTCGCGGTGTGCGAGGTGAACCGGCTCTACGAGGTCACGCGCTACGTGAGCCTGACCAGCCACATGTGGTCCGGCTTCAACCTGATCGGCAACCTCGCCTTCGTGCAGCGGCTGCCCGTATCGACCGTGTCGATCGTGGAACGCGCGGTGGCCAGGCACGTGGCGCGGCAGTGCGCGTATACCGACGGATTCAACCGAGACCTCGAGCGTGGGCTCGCCGACCGCGGGATGATCTTCAACACCGCCGATGTCGCCGGCTTCCGCCGCGCGCTTTCGACCGAGTTCTACCTGCGCTCGAAGGAACGCTTCGGACGCACGGCGTGGACACTGCTCGAGGATGCGGTGGGCCGGCTGGGCTGA
- a CDS encoding SDR family oxidoreductase → MAAYPELNGRVVAITGAASGIGAVAAREFAAQGARVALVDIARDDAQALAAELVAAGGTARHVHCDISDEASVQAAVAEVTFAFGGLDVLVNCAGGYTKMLNIEQMPVEEFDKVIALNLRGTFLMCKAAIPALKASKAGRIINIASISGRTVHATSSPAYGAAKAGVIQLTRFLAWELGPHNITANSIAPITTLTPRVAALRTPEQVEQMAATIPLRRLAEPVDHVNAMLWLASDAASYINGVSLDVNGGRVMF, encoded by the coding sequence ATGGCTGCGTATCCGGAACTCAACGGCAGGGTGGTAGCCATCACTGGCGCCGCCTCGGGCATCGGCGCCGTGGCCGCGCGCGAGTTCGCCGCGCAGGGCGCGCGGGTCGCGCTGGTCGACATCGCGCGTGACGACGCCCAGGCGCTGGCGGCGGAACTGGTCGCGGCGGGCGGGACCGCTCGCCATGTGCACTGCGACATCTCGGACGAGGCCTCGGTGCAGGCGGCTGTCGCGGAGGTGACCTTCGCGTTCGGTGGCCTCGACGTGCTGGTGAACTGCGCCGGCGGCTACACGAAGATGCTCAATATCGAGCAGATGCCGGTCGAGGAATTCGACAAGGTGATCGCGCTCAACCTGCGCGGTACCTTCCTGATGTGCAAGGCGGCGATCCCGGCGCTCAAGGCCTCGAAGGCCGGGCGCATCATCAACATCGCCTCGATCTCCGGGCGTACCGTGCACGCGACCTCGTCGCCCGCCTACGGCGCGGCCAAGGCCGGCGTGATCCAGCTCACCCGATTCCTCGCCTGGGAACTGGGCCCGCACAACATCACCGCCAACTCGATCGCGCCGATCACCACGTTGACGCCCCGGGTGGCTGCCCTGCGCACGCCGGAGCAGGTCGAGCAGATGGCGGCGACCATCCCGTTGCGGCGCCTGGCCGAACCGGTCGACCATGTGAACGCGATGCTCTGGCTCGCCTCCGATGCGGCGAGCTACATCAATGGCGTGTCGCTCGACGTCAACGGCGGCCGGGTGATGTTCTGA